A part of Saliniradius amylolyticus genomic DNA contains:
- a CDS encoding SAM-dependent methyltransferase: MQSSDRTLSRPQSMTAWQKLCRATLLKVLQRLPQGYLVLAEEGTEVERFGSSADTLRAEINVLSAEFYPRLLLGGSIGAGETFADELWDTPDLTAVIRLFARNMTLLDHLESQLSWLMAPVNWCTQWRRRNSTVQAKKNIAAHYDLGNTLYRRFLDDSMMYSAAIYPSPEADLAQAQQNKLDIICRKLDLKPHDHLMEIGTGWGALAIHAAKHYGCQVTTTTISEEQYKLAGERVEAEGLTDQITLLKQDYRRLEGRYNKLVSIEMIEAVGKDFLREFFAKCNTLLTEDGLMLLQSITINEQRYDSYSKGMDFIQKYIFPGGFLPCQSVIQQCLKDNTALVVRDCHDIGYDYARTLKDWQRRFVAKQDELAGLGYDPHFARLWRFYFSYCEGGFWERTISTVQMLMSKPGYRDDIQRI; the protein is encoded by the coding sequence ATGCAAAGCAGTGACAGGACGCTGAGTCGACCACAATCCATGACGGCCTGGCAAAAACTGTGTCGCGCCACATTACTGAAGGTTCTGCAACGGCTGCCGCAAGGCTATCTGGTGCTGGCCGAGGAAGGCACTGAGGTAGAGCGCTTTGGCTCTTCGGCAGATACCCTTCGAGCCGAAATCAATGTGCTGAGCGCCGAGTTTTATCCAAGACTGTTGCTGGGAGGAAGTATCGGCGCTGGCGAGACCTTTGCCGACGAACTCTGGGATACACCGGATCTGACGGCCGTTATTCGTCTGTTCGCACGCAATATGACCCTGCTAGACCATCTGGAAAGCCAGTTAAGCTGGTTAATGGCCCCAGTAAACTGGTGCACTCAATGGCGCCGCCGCAATTCGACCGTGCAGGCCAAGAAAAACATTGCCGCGCACTATGATCTGGGTAATACCCTGTACCGCCGCTTTCTGGATGACAGTATGATGTACTCGGCGGCCATCTACCCGTCTCCAGAGGCGGACTTAGCCCAGGCCCAGCAAAATAAGCTGGATATTATTTGTCGCAAGCTGGACCTGAAGCCGCATGACCATCTTATGGAAATCGGCACTGGCTGGGGCGCACTGGCCATTCATGCGGCTAAGCATTATGGCTGTCAGGTCACCACCACAACCATTTCCGAGGAGCAATATAAGCTCGCCGGTGAACGGGTTGAAGCAGAAGGGTTGACCGACCAGATCACCTTGTTGAAACAAGACTATCGACGGCTTGAAGGTCGCTATAACAAACTGGTGTCCATTGAGATGATCGAAGCGGTGGGAAAAGACTTTCTAAGAGAGTTTTTTGCTAAATGTAATACCTTACTCACCGAGGACGGTCTCATGCTGCTGCAGTCCATCACTATCAACGAGCAGCGCTACGACAGTTACAGCAAAGGGATGGACTTTATTCAGAAATACATTTTCCCCGGTGGTTTTCTGCCCTGCCAGAGCGTCATTCAACAATGCCTGAAAGACAATACGGCTCTGGTAGTCCGGGACTGTCATGATATTGGCTATGACTATGCCCGCACTCTCAAAGACTGGCAGCGTCGTTTTGTGGCCAAACAGGATGAACTGGCGGGCCTCGGCTATGACCCGCATTTTGCCCGCCTGTGGCGTTTTTACTTCAGCTACTGTGAAGGCGGCTTCTGGGAGAGAACCATCAGTACCGTACAGATGTTGATGAGTAAACCAGGCTATCGCGATGACATCCAGCGTATTTAG
- the nadE gene encoding ammonia-dependent NAD(+) synthetase, with translation MDANVIIQEMRVEPSIDVKYEITRRVNFMKSHLRRSGLKNLVLGISGGIDSCTLGRLAQIAVDEMNAEHHEEHRFIAVRLPYSSQADEDDAQAAIDFIQPSKSVTVNVQSGADAVHDETATALAKQSLLPDDEDKQDFVKGNVKARTRMVIQYEIAGMVDGLVLGTDHSAENITGFYTKFGDGACDLAPLFGLNKRQVRQLADELGAPRHIIDKAPTADLESNNPQKTDEAALGLSYDQIDDFLEGKAVAPEVSEKLVYIYQRTQHKRRPIPTIYDDE, from the coding sequence ATGGACGCCAACGTCATTATTCAGGAGATGCGGGTTGAGCCCAGCATCGATGTGAAATACGAAATCACCCGCCGGGTGAATTTTATGAAGTCCCATCTGCGTCGCTCCGGTCTGAAGAATCTGGTTTTAGGCATCAGTGGCGGCATCGATTCCTGCACATTGGGCCGTCTGGCTCAGATTGCTGTGGATGAGATGAATGCCGAGCACCATGAAGAGCATCGCTTTATCGCCGTGCGTTTGCCTTATTCATCCCAGGCCGATGAAGACGATGCCCAGGCCGCCATTGATTTTATTCAGCCCTCTAAGAGCGTTACCGTCAATGTGCAGTCGGGGGCCGATGCGGTTCACGACGAAACCGCCACAGCGTTAGCTAAGCAGAGCCTCTTGCCTGATGACGAGGACAAGCAGGATTTTGTCAAAGGCAATGTAAAGGCACGGACGCGTATGGTCATTCAGTATGAAATCGCCGGCATGGTCGACGGTTTGGTTCTGGGGACCGATCACTCGGCAGAAAATATTACCGGTTTTTACACCAAATTTGGTGACGGAGCCTGCGATTTGGCGCCTCTGTTTGGCCTGAATAAACGTCAGGTGCGCCAACTGGCCGATGAGTTGGGCGCACCACGTCATATAATTGATAAGGCTCCCACCGCCGATCTGGAGAGCAATAATCCGCAGAAAACCGATGAGGCTGCGCTGGGCTTAAGTTATGACCAGATTGATGACTTTTTGGAAGGGAAAGCGGTTGCTCCCGAGGTGTCGGAGAAGCTAGTCTATATTTATCAGCGCACGCAACATAAGCGCCGTCCGATACCGACGATATACGACGACGAATAA
- a CDS encoding nuclear transport factor 2 family protein: protein MTLMEQFRHLYQHLNLDAIGQLERIYADDVLFIDPVGRHRGIVAVKRYFAELVKNCTQCDFTIHHISDDPEHAYVRWTMQYRHPRINGNRPIQLDGLSELLIREGRIAKQTDYYDLGAMLYEHLPILGTAIRWVKRRMTQ, encoded by the coding sequence ATGACTCTGATGGAACAATTCCGCCATCTGTATCAACACCTTAACCTCGACGCTATCGGACAACTGGAACGCATTTATGCCGACGACGTATTGTTCATCGATCCAGTAGGCCGGCACAGGGGCATCGTGGCGGTAAAACGTTACTTCGCGGAGTTGGTGAAAAACTGCACTCAATGCGACTTTACCATTCATCACATTTCCGATGATCCGGAGCACGCCTATGTGCGCTGGACCATGCAGTATCGCCACCCAAGAATAAACGGCAACAGACCGATCCAGCTCGACGGGCTCAGTGAACTGCTTATCCGCGAAGGTCGTATAGCTAAGCAAACCGACTACTATGATCTCGGTGCGATGTTGTACGAGCATCTTCCAATACTGGGCACCGCAATCCGCTGGGTGAAACGCAGGATGACGCAATGA
- a CDS encoding NAD(P)/FAD-dependent oxidoreductase, producing MTQRIAIVGTGISGLVCAHLLSKEHDVQVFEANDYIGGHTHTVDVTVNGEAHAIDTGFIVFNDWTYPNFIQLMDKLGVKRQPTEMSFSVKNSAQNLEYNGHTLNTLFAQRRNLLRPGFYRFIGEILRFNRLCKEELERQSFTEHDTLGQLLERQEFSDYFAGNYILPMCAAIWSASLEDVKAFPLPFFLRFFNNHGLLNVQNRPQWYTLVGGSRSYIEPLCKHFKDRIHLSCPVRGCRQTDQGWELSFSDRPTEQFDHVILACHSDQALSLLERPTEEQQRILGALPYSDNEVVLHTDTRLLPKRPLAWASWNYLIKGESGERERPASVTYNMNILQRLNTKTTFCVTLNNSDDIDPDKVLRRFHYSHPQFSDAGIQAQQQRQQICGIDGLHFCGAYWYNGFHEDGVRSGLDVCARFGASL from the coding sequence ATGACTCAACGTATCGCTATCGTTGGCACGGGCATTTCCGGATTAGTTTGCGCTCACCTGCTGAGTAAAGAACATGATGTTCAGGTGTTTGAGGCTAATGACTACATCGGAGGTCATACTCATACGGTAGATGTGACAGTAAATGGTGAAGCTCATGCCATTGATACCGGCTTTATTGTTTTCAACGATTGGACCTATCCGAACTTTATCCAGTTGATGGATAAGTTGGGGGTAAAGCGTCAGCCCACCGAAATGAGTTTCAGCGTGAAAAACAGCGCCCAGAATCTTGAATACAACGGCCATACGCTCAACACCCTGTTTGCCCAAAGACGCAATCTGCTGAGACCTGGGTTTTATCGCTTCATCGGCGAAATATTGCGCTTCAACAGACTCTGTAAAGAGGAGTTGGAACGGCAGAGTTTCACCGAACACGACACCCTGGGACAGCTGCTAGAGCGCCAGGAATTTAGCGACTACTTTGCCGGTAATTACATTTTGCCCATGTGTGCCGCTATCTGGTCCGCATCCTTAGAGGATGTTAAGGCCTTCCCACTGCCATTTTTTCTGCGTTTTTTTAACAACCATGGCCTGCTGAACGTTCAAAACCGGCCTCAATGGTACACCCTTGTTGGGGGCTCACGATCGTACATTGAGCCCCTATGTAAACATTTTAAAGACCGTATTCATCTGAGTTGCCCGGTAAGGGGCTGTCGTCAAACCGACCAAGGGTGGGAACTGAGCTTTTCAGACCGTCCAACCGAGCAGTTCGATCATGTAATCTTGGCCTGCCATAGCGATCAGGCGCTATCATTGCTGGAAAGACCCACAGAAGAGCAACAACGTATTTTAGGTGCACTGCCTTACTCCGATAATGAAGTCGTTTTGCACACAGATACTCGCCTGCTCCCCAAACGGCCTTTGGCCTGGGCCAGCTGGAATTATTTGATTAAAGGCGAGTCTGGTGAACGAGAGCGCCCGGCGTCAGTCACTTACAATATGAACATTCTACAGCGACTCAACACCAAAACGACGTTTTGCGTCACCTTGAACAACAGCGACGACATCGATCCTGATAAAGTTCTACGCCGCTTTCATTACAGCCACCCGCAATTCTCCGATGCCGGCATTCAGGCCCAACAGCAACGCCAGCAAATTTGCGGCATCGACGGCCTGCATTTTTGTGGCGCATACTGGTACAACGGTTTTCATGAAGATGGCGTGAGAAGTGGTCTGGATGTGTGTGCTCGTTTTGGAGCGAGCCTATGA
- a CDS encoding DUF1365 domain-containing protein has product MTNHAIYSGLTWHRRHRPVQHSFEYKIHLFWLDLDQLESLDQHKYLGYRRWAPVRFRRSDYLDQPERSLKEVALEAMTTCDGEQLSGKVFLLGQLRFFGVLFSPVNFYYRQNEQGQFTHMLAEVSNTPWNERHRYVVDLTNPQPTSKAFHVSPFNPMDMTYHWQVPEPDEKLRLSIDLRRETSHFSAGIDLSRLPMNPKQLWRVMLSTMSLKTITGIYWQALKLFGKGAPVYSHPVSGKE; this is encoded by the coding sequence ATGACCAACCATGCCATCTACTCGGGACTCACCTGGCATCGTCGTCACCGGCCGGTACAACACAGCTTTGAGTATAAGATTCATCTGTTTTGGCTGGACTTGGATCAACTCGAGTCACTGGATCAGCACAAATATCTGGGCTACCGGCGCTGGGCCCCGGTGCGTTTTCGCCGTAGCGACTACCTTGACCAGCCAGAACGCTCCCTCAAGGAGGTGGCGCTGGAGGCCATGACGACCTGCGATGGTGAACAACTTAGCGGTAAAGTGTTCCTGCTGGGTCAGTTACGGTTTTTTGGCGTGCTGTTCAGCCCGGTCAACTTTTACTACCGGCAAAATGAGCAGGGCCAGTTCACCCATATGCTGGCCGAGGTCAGCAACACCCCCTGGAATGAACGTCATCGATATGTGGTGGATCTAACCAACCCTCAACCTACCAGCAAGGCGTTCCATGTATCGCCATTTAACCCCATGGACATGACCTATCACTGGCAGGTACCTGAACCTGACGAAAAGCTGCGCCTGAGCATCGACTTGCGCCGGGAAACGTCACACTTCAGCGCCGGCATTGACCTGTCGAGGCTGCCAATGAACCCAAAACAACTCTGGCGCGTAATGTTAAGCACGATGAGTTTAAAAACGATAACCGGAATCTACTGGCAGGCCCTGAAACTTTTTGGCAAGGGCGCCCCGGTGTATTCCCACCCAGTTAGTGGTAAGGAGTAA
- a CDS encoding DUF2878 domain-containing protein — protein sequence MTSSVFRLPHYAFWGNLVWFQVAWLVAVLGQTPWLPGLLTLLVLHFVLLRQPLRELVCVGAAALLGIAVDIALTLCGVFVFEQALLPIPLWLIGLWVVFTATLPHSLNYFYRRPLIAAGCAAISAPLSYITGWRFQAVEFPYGLTVTFFILAVVWAALMPALIAVMRYMAQRSDYELATN from the coding sequence ATGACATCCAGCGTATTTAGACTGCCCCATTATGCCTTCTGGGGTAACCTGGTGTGGTTTCAGGTCGCCTGGTTGGTAGCCGTGTTGGGTCAGACCCCCTGGCTGCCTGGCCTGTTGACATTATTAGTCCTTCATTTTGTCTTGCTACGCCAGCCGTTGCGGGAACTGGTATGCGTGGGCGCCGCAGCCTTGCTCGGGATTGCGGTAGATATCGCCTTAACCCTCTGCGGCGTATTTGTCTTTGAGCAAGCTCTACTACCCATTCCACTGTGGCTGATAGGTTTATGGGTGGTGTTCACCGCCACCTTGCCTCACAGCCTCAATTATTTTTATCGGCGCCCCCTTATAGCCGCTGGCTGTGCAGCCATATCGGCACCACTGAGTTATATCACCGGGTGGCGCTTTCAAGCTGTGGAATTTCCCTACGGCCTCACGGTCACCTTTTTCATTTTGGCCGTGGTCTGGGCGGCCTTGATGCCCGCTTTAATTGCCGTCATGCGTTATATGGCACAAAGGAGCGATTATGAACTGGCAACTAATTAA
- a CDS encoding chalcone isomerase family protein, translated as MNWQLIKIVIAVVWMGLASLSLASPIENMQQVGKAKLEVLFWDVYWSSLYTPSGTFTDIRGPLALKIDYLRDIDSQELVESTQEQWQKLGLSHPLQETWLQQVGRIWPDLKEGDQLILHLDADQVSHFYYNGQFIGRIAEAEFGHHFAAIWLSENASYPKVRNKLIGAQP; from the coding sequence ATGAACTGGCAACTAATTAAAATTGTCATTGCTGTTGTCTGGATGGGTCTGGCTTCCTTAAGCCTTGCCAGTCCCATTGAGAACATGCAGCAAGTCGGCAAAGCCAAACTGGAAGTATTGTTCTGGGACGTATACTGGTCGAGTCTCTATACCCCAAGCGGCACCTTCACGGATATTAGAGGCCCTTTAGCACTAAAAATTGATTATCTGCGTGACATCGATAGTCAGGAACTGGTGGAGTCCACCCAAGAGCAATGGCAGAAGCTCGGGCTTTCTCATCCTCTTCAGGAGACCTGGCTGCAACAGGTCGGCCGGATTTGGCCAGATTTAAAAGAGGGGGATCAGCTCATTCTGCATCTGGATGCCGACCAAGTCAGTCACTTCTATTACAACGGCCAATTTATCGGTCGTATTGCGGAGGCCGAGTTTGGTCATCACTTTGCCGCCATTTGGCTATCGGAAAATGCCAGCTACCCCAAAGTTCGCAATAAACTGATCGGAGCTCAGCCATGA
- a CDS encoding SDR family NAD(P)-dependent oxidoreductase, with translation MKTILITGASSGIGKALAVRAASQGWQVIACGRNEERLEALTGQEPNITPLSFDVSDNQQCKQALENVNADVYVLNAGTCEYVDVDNWDTDLFRRVFEPNFFGLVNTLDPILPKLKSGNQLVIVDSLARCLPFTRSQAYGASKAAAHYLTKSLAVDLAGRGIIVQSVSPGFVKTPLTEQNDFDMPMRISAERAAKQFLTGIERRSSSIYFPTLFAWLMRLFAKLPTALQVALSKGMK, from the coding sequence ATGAAAACCATACTCATAACAGGCGCAAGTTCAGGCATCGGCAAAGCCTTGGCGGTGCGAGCAGCGTCCCAGGGCTGGCAGGTTATCGCATGCGGTCGTAACGAGGAGCGCCTTGAAGCACTAACCGGGCAAGAGCCTAACATTACCCCCCTGAGCTTCGATGTCTCGGATAACCAACAATGTAAACAAGCACTAGAGAACGTGAATGCGGATGTTTATGTTCTGAATGCGGGGACTTGCGAGTATGTGGATGTAGATAACTGGGACACCGATTTGTTTCGACGAGTATTTGAGCCGAACTTTTTCGGCCTTGTAAACACCCTGGATCCCATACTACCCAAGCTGAAATCTGGCAATCAACTGGTCATAGTAGACAGCCTGGCCCGGTGCTTGCCATTTACCCGCAGTCAGGCCTATGGAGCCAGTAAGGCTGCGGCCCATTACCTTACTAAGAGCCTGGCGGTGGACTTAGCGGGTCGGGGGATCATCGTACAAAGTGTTTCGCCCGGATTTGTGAAGACCCCGCTGACGGAGCAGAACGACTTCGACATGCCGATGCGAATTTCCGCTGAACGCGCGGCAAAACAATTCTTAACCGGTATAGAGCGTCGCTCGAGCAGTATTTACTTCCCGACTCTGTTCGCCTGGCTAATGCGACTATTTGCTAAACTTCCCACCGCCTTGCAGGTGGCATTGAGTAAAGGAATGAAGTAA
- a CDS encoding DUF3833 domain-containing protein, with product MKLTTLMLMFAAFLSGCSASLEDYRQTQPNFELKSYFDGRVTARGMIEDYSGKLVRHFCVDIIGSWDGNRGELDETFYFNDGEIQKRIWKLNIADNGVVTGTAGDVVGTASGRSQGQAFNWHYTLEVPMDDTRYEFAIDDWMYQLDKQRIMNRSYMKKFGVTVAEISIYFDKTLAPCQSG from the coding sequence ATGAAACTGACTACTCTAATGCTTATGTTTGCCGCCTTCCTCAGTGGCTGTTCAGCCTCACTGGAGGACTACCGGCAAACCCAGCCCAACTTCGAATTAAAGAGCTATTTCGACGGTCGGGTCACCGCTCGCGGCATGATCGAGGATTACAGCGGCAAGCTGGTGCGACATTTCTGCGTGGATATTATCGGTTCCTGGGACGGCAATCGGGGCGAGCTGGACGAAACTTTTTACTTCAACGACGGAGAGATACAAAAACGCATTTGGAAGTTGAACATCGCCGATAATGGCGTGGTCACCGGTACTGCCGGTGATGTGGTGGGCACCGCCTCAGGGCGTTCACAAGGCCAGGCATTTAACTGGCACTATACTCTTGAGGTCCCCATGGATGATACCCGCTACGAATTTGCTATCGACGACTGGATGTATCAGTTGGACAAACAACGCATTATGAACCGCTCTTACATGAAAAAATTTGGCGTAACAGTTGCTGAAATCTCCATTTATTTTGATAAGACACTAGCGCCTTGCCAGTCCGGCTAA
- a CDS encoding LON peptidase substrate-binding domain-containing protein, whose amino-acid sequence MSEKSISIPLFPLSSHVLPGGRLSLRIFEPRYLRMVKEACRQNSGFGICMLKQGLTGSERCPILPIGTYVNVVDFDMLRDGMLGITVEGQRLFHMEQFTTQSDGLRIGQCHWLDMWQANLPEESINPLVKKLKQTFSRYRELAELYEQPRFDDPQWVVSRWLELLPVDAEQKQWLLGQQDSGKVVDFLTQLTH is encoded by the coding sequence ATGAGCGAGAAATCTATCAGCATTCCACTGTTTCCCCTTTCCTCGCACGTGTTGCCCGGAGGCCGTTTGTCTTTGCGGATCTTCGAGCCCCGCTACCTGAGGATGGTAAAAGAGGCCTGCCGTCAGAACTCAGGCTTTGGCATATGTATGCTGAAGCAGGGGCTGACCGGTAGCGAGCGCTGTCCGATTCTACCTATTGGCACCTACGTTAACGTGGTGGACTTTGACATGCTTAGAGACGGGATGTTGGGGATTACCGTGGAGGGTCAGCGGTTATTTCATATGGAGCAGTTCACGACTCAGTCAGACGGGCTGCGCATCGGCCAATGCCATTGGTTGGATATGTGGCAAGCGAACTTGCCAGAAGAGTCTATTAATCCCCTGGTGAAAAAGCTTAAACAGACATTCTCTCGCTACCGGGAGTTAGCTGAACTCTACGAGCAGCCCAGGTTTGACGACCCTCAATGGGTCGTATCTCGCTGGCTGGAGCTGTTGCCTGTCGACGCAGAGCAAAAACAGTGGTTATTAGGGCAACAAGATAGCGGAAAAGTCGTCGATTTTCTGACACAATTAACCCACTGA
- a CDS encoding P-II family nitrogen regulator, which yields MKKIEAIIKPFKMDDVREALAEIGITGMTITEVKGFGRQKGHTELYRGAEYQVDFLPKIKIDLVLGDEQAERAIEAIMNTAQTGKIGDGKIFVYDVERVVRIRTGEENEDAV from the coding sequence ATGAAAAAGATCGAGGCCATCATTAAGCCTTTTAAAATGGATGATGTCAGAGAAGCGCTGGCGGAGATTGGCATTACCGGTATGACGATCACCGAAGTTAAGGGGTTTGGCCGCCAGAAAGGCCATACCGAGCTGTATCGCGGGGCAGAATATCAGGTGGACTTTCTGCCTAAGATTAAAATCGATCTGGTATTGGGTGACGAGCAGGCCGAACGAGCCATTGAAGCCATTATGAATACGGCTCAAACCGGCAAGATCGGTGACGGTAAAATCTTTGTTTATGATGTGGAACGTGTCGTTCGCATCCGCACTGGAGAAGAAAACGAAGACGCGGTTTAA
- a CDS encoding ChrR family anti-sigma-E factor, translated as MSNFHPTYQQLIQYVAGEASPQLALMVAAHVDMCPLCQMKVACEEEALAEQQIDQAQVQAESADSQMQRMLSDIIQQPQSEGIALPHQKHRSKALELDGREFEVPRCLQRYAEKVTGWNRMVGKLWQARVDLGGEGRADFIFMEKGGSVPEHTHNGQEMTLVLDGEFVDEYGHYQDGDFLLMDGQRRHSPRAEVDEGCLVFSIVDKPLHFTSGLSRLLNPFSHLFFK; from the coding sequence ATGAGTAACTTTCACCCCACATACCAACAGCTAATACAGTATGTCGCTGGAGAGGCATCTCCACAGTTGGCTTTGATGGTGGCAGCGCATGTGGATATGTGTCCGCTGTGCCAGATGAAAGTCGCCTGTGAAGAAGAAGCGCTTGCAGAGCAGCAGATAGATCAGGCTCAGGTTCAGGCTGAGTCAGCCGACTCGCAGATGCAGCGAATGCTCAGCGACATTATTCAGCAACCACAATCTGAAGGCATTGCCCTGCCGCACCAAAAACATCGTTCCAAGGCCCTGGAACTGGATGGAAGGGAGTTTGAGGTGCCTCGTTGTCTACAGCGCTATGCGGAAAAAGTAACCGGTTGGAACCGCATGGTGGGCAAGCTTTGGCAGGCCAGAGTGGATCTGGGCGGCGAGGGTCGGGCCGACTTTATATTTATGGAAAAAGGCGGTTCGGTGCCAGAACATACACACAATGGTCAGGAAATGACGCTGGTATTAGATGGCGAGTTCGTCGATGAATATGGTCATTATCAGGATGGCGACTTTCTGTTGATGGACGGTCAGCGGCGTCATAGTCCCAGAGCCGAAGTGGACGAAGGCTGTTTGGTGTTCTCCATTGTGGATAAGCCGTTGCATTTTACTTCAGGCTTGTCTCGGTTGCTGAACCCTTTTAGTCACTTATTCTTCAAGTGA
- a CDS encoding sigma-70 family RNA polymerase sigma factor, whose amino-acid sequence MLVGIQLQSTKSQPQDSGDLKADMAAMLQKVADERCKASFARLFNHFAPRIRSYALKQFGNEAQAMELVQDTLSNVWQKAHLFNASKGAPSTWIFTIARNIRFDMLRKQQNRKEDICSDDLWPVLCEQTAEPNEVDMDEQMTLHQVGEMFSSLPEKQRLVIEAIYVEGKSQQEVADQLSIPLGTVKSRTRLALQRLKEMLDHDE is encoded by the coding sequence ATGCTCGTTGGGATTCAATTGCAAAGCACCAAGTCACAACCACAGGACAGTGGTGATTTAAAAGCGGATATGGCGGCAATGTTGCAGAAAGTGGCAGATGAGCGTTGTAAGGCATCATTTGCCCGGCTGTTTAATCATTTCGCACCACGCATTCGCTCCTACGCCTTAAAGCAGTTTGGAAACGAGGCGCAGGCCATGGAATTAGTTCAGGACACTCTGTCTAACGTGTGGCAGAAAGCGCACTTGTTCAACGCCAGCAAAGGAGCGCCTTCGACCTGGATATTTACCATTGCGCGTAACATTCGCTTCGATATGCTGCGCAAGCAGCAGAACCGCAAAGAGGATATTTGTTCTGATGATTTGTGGCCGGTGCTGTGTGAGCAAACCGCAGAACCCAACGAAGTCGACATGGATGAACAAATGACTTTGCATCAGGTGGGCGAGATGTTTTCGTCGCTGCCCGAAAAGCAGCGACTGGTCATAGAAGCAATTTATGTTGAGGGTAAGTCCCAGCAAGAGGTTGCCGACCAGTTATCCATTCCATTGGGGACCGTTAAATCACGGACCCGTCTGGCGCTACAACGTTTAAAAGAGATGTTAGATCACGATGAGTAA